AACCCAGTTTGGCCTTCAACTCATCAAGCAGGTTGATGACACCCGCCTGAATCGAAACGTCCAGTGCAGAGACAGGTTCATCCAAGACCAGCAGCTTCGGTTCGAGAGCGAGGGCGCGTGCAATGCCAATACGTTGGCGCTGCCCCCCGGAGAAGTGACGCGGATAGCGGTTAAGGTGCGCCCGCTCCAAGCCGACCAACTCGATGAGCTCGGCCGTCCTCTCCTGAATCTGTTTCTTGGAGTACCCGTTGTATTTCAGCGGTTCCGCGAGGATCTCTGAGATCGGCATGCGCGGATCCAGAGATGCCATTGGGTCCTGGAAAACAACCTGCAGGTCGCGACGGACCTCCTTGCGCCCACTGCGACTCAGCTGCCCGGTATCTTTCCCGAGGACGACAATGGTGCCCTCTTCTGGAGCCTTGAGATCAAGGATCTCCAGCAACGTTGTGGTCTTCCCGCAGCCTGACTCCCCGACCAACCCCATGGTCTCGCCAGCTTTAATACGGAAGGAAATCCCATCGACAGCGTGAACAGTGCCAACCTGCCTCTTAAAGACTGCGCCCTTCATGAGCGGGAAGGTCTTGACAACATCCTTCAGTTCAAGAATGTTCTCGCGACCCGCGCGCCCTCGGCGACCAACCATGCGGTCAATGTGACGCGGAATCGGGTAAATATCCTTGTAATGCCACCCCTTCTCAGCAATCTCCGCCTGGCGAATGCAGGCTGCGCGATGAGGAAGGTCGGCGTCAGGTCCACGGTCTTCGCCCGTCTCCGCGACTCTCTCATCCTCGATGGCGAGGGCGGCGGCAGGCAGGACTTCCAGGTCCGGTTCACCGTCAAGGCAAGCCGCCACAGCCATTGGGCAGCGTGGCGCGAACGGGCAAGCCGTCGGCACCTGCAGCATCGAAGGCGGGTTCCCGTCCAGGGTGGCGAGGGCGGAATCCGACTTCGCATCCGGCCTCGGCAATGCACCGAGCAGACCGATTGTGTACGGCATATGAGGACGGTAGAAAACATCGTCGACAGGACCGGACTCAACAACACGACCCGCGTACATCACGGACACTTTGTCGGACATTCCTGCGACAACACCCAGGTCGTGGGTGATCATGATGACCGCCGCGCCTGTCTCCTTTTGTAGGGTGCGCAACAGGTCAAGGATCTGGGCTTGGATCGTCACATCCAAGGCCGTGGTTGGTTCGTCCGCAATGATCAGATCCGGGTCGTTGGCAATCGCCATGGCAATCATGACGCGCTGACGCATGCCTCCGGAGAACTCGTGGGGGAAAGACTTGAAACGAACCTCAGGATTGGGGATCCCCACCAGTCCCAACAGCTCCACAGCGCGAACTTCCGCCTGCTTGTCCGTCATCTTCTGGTGGATCTGCAGTGCCTCAACCAACTGGCTACCGATGGTGTAAACAGGTGTCAGGGCGGACAGCGGATCTTGGAAAACCATCGACAAGACTTTGCCGCGGACGTTGGACATGTAGGCGTCTGAGCGGCCAAGGATCTCAGTCCCGTACATCTTGACTGAGCCCTCAATCTTGGCGCCCTCGTCCAGCAGACCCATCACGGCCATTGAGGTAACAGACTTGCCGGACCCGGATTCACCCACGATTCCAAGGACTTCCCCGTTGCGCAGGGTGAAGTTGACGCCACGAACAGCGTGAACCGCCCCGTCCTCGGACGGGAACGTAACCTTGAGGTCTTTGACCTCAAGAACTGGGACGTCATCCTTCTTCTCTGGTAGTTCGTTGCTTTCGAAAGTTGGTTGATTCTTGTTTCGACGACTCACAGTGTGCCTCCGGACTTTGAGGTCGGGTCAATGGCATCGCGCAGACCGTCACCGATGAAGTTGATGCACACCAGCATCAAGGTCAGGATGGTCGCGGGTGCCAGGAAGGTCCAGGGGAACGAGGTCGCCATCGCCTGGCCTTCTGAAAGCAAGACACCAAGCGAAGTCTCTGGCGGCTGGACACCGAACCCGAAGTACGACAGGAAGGTCTCCATCATGACGGCGGCAACCACCGCGAGCGTCGCATCAATGATGAGGTAAGACGAAACGTTGGGAAGGATGTGCTTGGTGATGGTCGCCCACGACGGAACCGACATGTACTTTGCGGCCCGCACGTAGTCAAGGTTTGTGACAGACAGCGTCATTGCGCGGATCACGCGGGCCGTCAGCATCCAGGAGAATGCTGCCAGCAGGAAAATGAACGTGATTGTTGAGCTCTTACTGCCAGACATGCGCTGAGTTATGATTGCGATCAGAAGGAACGCGGGGATCACCAGCAGCAAGTCGATGATCCACAGAACCACCTTGTCGTACCACTTGCCGAAGAATGCGGCCGAGGCTCCAACCAGTGCTGCAACGACCGTTTGAATGGCGGCGACGGAGAGGCCGATAACCAGCGATTTGCGGAGGCCGGCAACGGTAAGAGCGAACATGTCGCGCCCCGTCTGTCCCGTGCCAAGCCAGTGTTCGGCAGACGGTCCCTTGAGGAAGTTTCCACTGTCAACCTGGCGGTATTCCCAGGGGCTGATGTAGGGGCCGATGATTGCAAAGACGACGATCAATATGAAACCGATGAGGCCGAACATCGCGGTCTTCGAACGGGAGAAACGACGCCAAATCAGCTGACCGCGGGTCAGAGGTTTCTTGTCGAGGTCCTCGTCTTCGAACGCCTGGTTCGCGACCTTTTCATCCTGGACGGCAACTTCGGTCCGAACACCTTCCAGGCCCTCCTCGCTAGCGCTAGGCGTGGTTAGACCGTCCGGGTCAATCCCCAATTCACCGGCCGGGTCAGGCTGGCTGCCTTTAGTGTTGAAACCGTCCTCTTCACGACGAATCGGGTCGCGGGAAAAGTATGGGTGCGACGGATCGCCACTAGATTTGTTATCTCCAATTGCCATTGCTCTCCCCCTTCC
This genomic stretch from Schaalia sp. JY-X169 harbors:
- a CDS encoding ABC transporter ATP-binding protein: MSRRNKNQPTFESNELPEKKDDVPVLEVKDLKVTFPSEDGAVHAVRGVNFTLRNGEVLGIVGESGSGKSVTSMAVMGLLDEGAKIEGSVKMYGTEILGRSDAYMSNVRGKVLSMVFQDPLSALTPVYTIGSQLVEALQIHQKMTDKQAEVRAVELLGLVGIPNPEVRFKSFPHEFSGGMRQRVMIAMAIANDPDLIIADEPTTALDVTIQAQILDLLRTLQKETGAAVIMITHDLGVVAGMSDKVSVMYAGRVVESGPVDDVFYRPHMPYTIGLLGALPRPDAKSDSALATLDGNPPSMLQVPTACPFAPRCPMAVAACLDGEPDLEVLPAAALAIEDERVAETGEDRGPDADLPHRAACIRQAEIAEKGWHYKDIYPIPRHIDRMVGRRGRAGRENILELKDVVKTFPLMKGAVFKRQVGTVHAVDGISFRIKAGETMGLVGESGCGKTTTLLEILDLKAPEEGTIVVLGKDTGQLSRSGRKEVRRDLQVVFQDPMASLDPRMPISEILAEPLKYNGYSKKQIQERTAELIELVGLERAHLNRYPRHFSGGQRQRIGIARALALEPKLLVLDEPVSALDVSIQAGVINLLDELKAKLGLSYLFVAHDLSVVRHIADRVAVMYLGVIVEKGDVEEVFRAPQHPYTQALLSAIPVPDPRLERSRERILLSGDLPSPADPPSGCRFRTRCPLFKLLPEEKQRLCIDERPELKPRAGSFDMQTACHYPEPLNPFVPDAVAELDEDAEEAAAS
- a CDS encoding ABC transporter permease; the encoded protein is MAIGDNKSSGDPSHPYFSRDPIRREEDGFNTKGSQPDPAGELGIDPDGLTTPSASEEGLEGVRTEVAVQDEKVANQAFEDEDLDKKPLTRGQLIWRRFSRSKTAMFGLIGFILIVVFAIIGPYISPWEYRQVDSGNFLKGPSAEHWLGTGQTGRDMFALTVAGLRKSLVIGLSVAAIQTVVAALVGASAAFFGKWYDKVVLWIIDLLLVIPAFLLIAIITQRMSGSKSSTITFIFLLAAFSWMLTARVIRAMTLSVTNLDYVRAAKYMSVPSWATITKHILPNVSSYLIIDATLAVVAAVMMETFLSYFGFGVQPPETSLGVLLSEGQAMATSFPWTFLAPATILTLMLVCINFIGDGLRDAIDPTSKSGGTL